The window tcatttttaaatctgTATGTTAGTGTAAAGTATGTGTGTGCTAGTGTCTGTGTCTTATTTCAGGTATTATGCCATCTGCTGCCAGCCATTGGTGTATAGACACAAGATGACCCCGATGAGAGTGGCAGTCATGCTCAGTGGCTGTTGGCTCATTCCCACATTTATCTCCTTTCTACCCATCATGCAAAGCTGGAACGCCATCGGGATCGAGGATATTGTAAGTCCTCATTAGCTCAGATCAGAAACCATCACTAATGAGATCAAAACAAGTGGCTACATAGTTCTAatgcttacattttttttactacaaCCCCTGAATCAAACCAAACAGACAGTATGTTTAAACAAAGTATCACAAAGAAAAGTTCATACCGCTCTCAAATGCCTAAAGAGAGGTATGTTCTTTCTTTGAGGGCAAAAGCGGCATTAACCTCTCCAGTCTAATATTCTTTGTTTCTAATAACATTTTCAATCCCTGAAACAATGACACAGTAATAGAATGATCACAAAACAATTCCAGTCCCTGTGGAAGCTTTCTCGCTGCGAGCAAAGACAGCACTTCAACAAGCATTTTCTTCTGGTTTAGGTATGTTTTGGCATGAGCTTGTTTCAGAGCTGCCTTGAAATGAGCAGCAGGACTCCCAGAGGCAGGCAGGGACAGATGAATTTATTCATCCAGACTTAATGAAAAGCTCTATTCTCTTATCTTTCTGTCTGGCAGCGTACAAAGCCAGTGTTACTTTTTTAATGGCTGTCTCGATGGCTAGAAGTCATACATGGTATACAAAATTGCATAGGATTATTTTAaatgctgtctgtgtgtgtgtgtgtgtgtgtgtgtgtgtgtgtgtgtgtgtgtgtgtgtgtgtgtgtgtgtgtgtgtgtgcgcgcctaTGCGTTTTTCATTACGCTTCTGTTCTGTTTCAGAGGGATTGTTTGAAACTGAAATTTCTTCTCACTAAGCACAAGCTAAACCAAACAGTATTTGTCTGGTTGGTTTTAAAAGTGTCTGCTCAGGGATAGTGATCTGAAACTGATCTCTGTCTTGAAATGCTCAATTTGGGAGATACTGTCTGCAGCAAAGTTTTCTGTCTGTagaataaaatcaaattaaattgaGCTGGCCAAGTTGATTTCAGATAGAAATTTACCTTAGGGACTGGTTATCACCGTGGTCTATGCCATAAGCTACACAGAGCTTATACCTCAAGCACTTCTATGGAATAATAAACAACTCCCGAGATAGTCCACTCAAACAGCTACTAAAAAAATTACGATCAGGCAAAGGAAACACTTCCAAAATTTAGAATTAATTCCAGGATTCACATATCTCAGGTATGTGACCCTTTGCTCAAAGCTAAGAGGCAATGGATAGATGACCTCTCAGTGCGTATATCTCCCGATGGTCTGCATAGTATTGAGGCATTGTACAAAGAAATGTATAATAAATGTATACAGCTGAAAATAATACACAGTTGGCAACAGACAGCAAAACAATTACACAGATGAAAGTTACCTTTCGTGGACTTTTGCTGTAAGTGTGAGGCTCCTGTTCTGCATGTAGTTGGACTTGTTGCAATCACAAGACTGGAGGAATAATATCAAAAAGgctattttttaaagtattaaaataaagatttcacATCTCCGCAAAGTCAAGATTCAACTTCAAGACTCTGACATCTCATCCTTTGAAAAATGCTAGATTATTCTGGCTCTTATCGCAACTAAGTGACACTGTAGGAGTAAGCACCCACATCCATATGGAGAATGGACAACAACAGCGGCACAGTTGGCTGTCTGTGAGACGGTTACTTACAGTTTATTCAGTAAGCTTTATGAATACATGTTTACCATGTGGCTGTTGTCAGCTTAAATAACTTTTTGGTTACCTAGTAAATGTAACACAAAGATGAACGTCACATTTAATAATTAGGGAGGAAATTGATGTGATGGActtcttttctttactttcttttGATAATTGTGTAAGTGTTAAGCTTTGATTAAACCTAAATCTTTTTCCAATTAACACCTAGTTGCTCAAAAAGTATACAAACCTtattgtgtgtagtttcatTTACAGGTAgaaatgattattttttcatttttcaccaaaCTATCAAATCAGAAACGTGTGACAAGAGGCTCGTGCTTCTTCCATCATTACTGAAATCTTCCCCTCAGCTGAGTTTCTGCTAACTCTTGGATGTAGACAGTAGAAAGAATAATTATTCCTACATTAAGCAGCTCACAACTGCAATTGTAGCAAGGTTGTCTTTTTTGGATAGAGACATTGCTATTTAGCTTTTCAAATGCATTATTTTGGCACTTTAAATACTAAAAGTCCATTAAGAGTGCATTTTCAATTCAAGATGAGTCACACATTACTTTTTGTTCTGCTTTGATGATAGTTTGGTTTTATTCTAGTGTCCCAGGGTGCAGCATTACCTTACTGCACCCAAATGCTACATAGAGGGATGAGATAAAATTAATCTTTCAGCTTAAGGCAATTCTCCGCCTGcagatttttaatttactttgaCCTACTCATGGTTTATATAGAGGACAAAGATATGGGCAACTGGCCAGACACAGGATATTCCAAAGTACTTTATTATTACAATATGTAGCATTTACCTCTTTCTTTAGCCCGCCTTAACTAAAAGGCAGGAAGCAGAGGGAAACAGCTGGCCTAAGTCTTTCCATagttccagttttttttttatgttttttgttaagttaaacTAATCCCCTCCTGGGAGCCCCatatttcacttgttttttcttcctgtgtcTTCTCTCTTTGCAGATTGAAGAGCGGCGAGCCTTGGCGGGAGGCTCGAACGACACAAGTTGTGTGTTTCTGGTTAACCGGCCGTACGCCCTGATCTGCTCTGCAGTGGCCTTCTACGTGCCGCTGGGCCTCATGGTCCTAGCCTACCAGCGTATCTATGTTACTGCCATGACCCACGTGCGGCAGATAGAGACACTTCAACGTGCCGGCTCTGCTCCGGTCACCGGCACAATTCCAGTCATCACCGTGAGGACATCCACTTCCTCAGATCCTTTGGAGCATTACCGCCTTAGGACACCAACAGGTTCCTCCTCCTCAGAGCAGGCTCCTGTAGGTCACAGCCGCATGCGCATTGAGACCAAGGCAGCAAAGACGCTGGCGGTTATAATGGGTTGTTTCTGCCTGTGCTGGGCTCCATTCTTTATCACCAACATAGTGGACCCTTTCATCCACTACTCGGTACCCTGGCAGCTGTGGACAGCCTGGTTGTGGCTTGGGTACATTAACTCAGGGCTAAACCCTTTCCTGTACGCCTTCCTAAACCGGGCTTTTCGGAGGGCGTTTCTGGTCATTCTCTGCTGCGGGGATGAGCGGTACGCACGGCAGGGGAGCTGCTCCTATGGACCAACCCACAGAGCATGCTCAGCTGCATCAGTCAATGGGACATCCATGGCACTGAGGTAATCGCACAGGCAAGGCACAAGTCACATTTGTACCAGTCTATCTATAACCAGTGGCCTAAGACATATTTGATCATGTAAGACTGATGGCAGACATCACAGTCCCTTAATGTTGATGTGAAGGGCAGTAATTTCAGTGTGTGAAGGGGTGTAAGTGCATCTGAGTGAGAGAGTGTATGTTTTTTTCGCTCAGTGATCAAGGCAAGGCTTTGATTGTCCACAATAAACAAGAATCACCTGTTTCAGGTTAACATTAAGGccacatttgtcatttttcaggGCAATAACTTGTGGATTGTAATGAATACCTAAGCCGGATGCGCTACTACGTCACTGACGTTCTGTTTTTGTCCTCACTGATTCAAAAAGAAATGAAGGCCTTGGGCAAGAATGaactttaatttgtcatttccCACGAAAAGACCTACACCTAAACCTTTCTGTGTCATCTGACTGAAagattgtttgttttccttagTCTTTGCCTGAGTTtaaaaaactgagaagaggATGATACACTGGACTTTTATTAGTTCATTACTCCATCTATTTGACACAccaaaaagattatttttaatgtttttaattaactAGCAGCtgttaagaagaagaagaagaagaccagCAGATTAAAGAGGTTCGTCATCttgaaaagtggaaaactggaATTGTCCCTTTGTTGACCTCCTCGGAGTGATCACTTGCAATTAAGAAACACAGTTATGGTCCTACATGACACAGAAGAGACACTCACATCAGTCCCTGATGAATGTCAGGGacattttgaacattttggACGATTTCCTCAGTGCCCTTCACAAGGGAAATTTATTGCCACTAAGTCTCATTTGGAGTGTTATATCCATGCACCTGGACGAAGATAATCCTGTGGCCTATTGTGAGCTGCCaaactttattttgttgcatTATGTTGAGCCACATAACTCCTGCAGTTTTATGAAGGTAAAACAGGACTGCATCGCAAATCAGTAGAAGAGGGGGAACATAGTGAGTATAGTTTGACATTGCTTCATGGAGCtgtagagggagagagagagtgtcagCCAAGGACTTTAATCTGAGCAGTAAGAAGAAAAGTGGAGAAATCGCACTAATTGTGATAGAAAAGTGTTGTAGCTGCAGACATGTAACTGTGGGGAAGATTTTCATGGCCCGAATATTGCTAGCTGGCAAGGTATTACTCACTGAGGGAAATGGACATTTCTATTGCTGTTTGAATCCAGTTTTATTCATCACACTGTTCGGATTCCTgcatcagctgacacagagatCATCCAAAGGACTGTGGCTGAATGAGCATGGACAAGAAATGGATCTTGGTCACCCTTTGCACCACATGCTGGACAAGCAGCTGAAGACTTTCTCTAACATCTGTTTCAGCTCTACCAACACAAGGATAAAACACAATTCCACATACCACAATTCATGTATCCATTGTGGATTTAAGCTGAGtaaatcacatttacattttgatttattgagtgttttttttgcactgtgatatttatttaatcacagttctttttcacattttgagtaCTGTAGCATTTCCCAACTTTGGGGATAAATAAGGTATTTCTTATTTGATCATATCTCATTTTATCACATACTGTGTACACCTAGTTGCTATCCTAGGCTCACATTTGTgataaaatgaatttaataatCATCCCTTCTTTTAATCCCTTGTTTTCTGATCATGAGACATGTCAGATGCTTTTTATGGAACCGTTGGGAAATTTTGAAAGAGAACATTCAGACTTTGACCCACACTTGCACttgtgctgtgtttttctgcagAAACTTCTTTAACGTTTAATCATGCCGTTTAATACAGCACGTGCACAGTAGCAGCTGGGGAGAATGATGAGGAGATAAACTCGTATGCACAGCAATAACAGAATGTAGCAACAGCAATATGAAGATCAGccattgtgttttttctcttggtAGTCACTGAAATAGAATTTACCTTGGGCACtaaaagttatttatttgtagtttttattcATCATAAAGTGTAGTAAATAGAAAAAACTAGAGTCAAATCAATATTTACTGTGACTCACCTGCTGGTGTTAGTAAATTACAAGTTGTCCTTAATGTCTCCATCACAATAGGCTAAAAGTAGGATGACAACCactcattgattttttttttccttttaatgatCACAATTAGTTTCAGTGATCGGTTTTGAGCCCAAAGAAATTGCAGTCTGACTGcagtcactctcagacagattgaCGAAGGCTTGCAAATAATTGGCTTCCAATTTATGCAAGGCCTTTTGTCAATCCTTTTGCTGTCCTGCAAAAGGACATCATTATTTTTGGAGGAATTTCTATTTCAAATCTATGATTTGACCTGGCTATACTCTGAATATATTCTGGCTATACTGTGAATATATTAGTTCATGTAAATTTCTATAGAAGGCCAAATATTGGCAGTCTTTGCAGGTTGAACTTAATTACCAACTTCAGCTAATTCAGTGGTAAAATGAGAGCAGATAGACTCCATTTCTGTCACTGTCTTGATGCGCTAAAGTTGCTTTGACTATAGCATTTTGCACTTGGACAGTTCTTAAGATACTTGGCAGGCAGGTTACTTCAATCATCTTGGAGAATTTCTCTCACTGTCTTCTTCATGTAATCTGAGACGGAGTCAGGCAATAGAGGCTCCCAGGGGACCAAACCATCTTCCTGTTGCTGGAGAATttgtctgggttttttttaggtAAACTAGCACCAATCTAACATGGTGAACTTTGTAAGTATTAAATTATAGAAAAGTGGAGCAAAAAGCacccttcaaagagcagctaaAATGCCCAAATCTGGCTAAATCTTGGTTCTTAGTGGTTAAATAGCACGGACAGTGGACAGTttcatatttgtcttttttacagATTGGATCTTCAATGTAATTACAATATATAATAACACTAAAAGTCCAGAAGGCTTTTCACACCAGGACATCTGTTGATGTTATGGTGCTGATTTAGTTGACGGCTGTGTTTGTGCTCTCAGCTCCTGCGAGCTGGGAGAAAGATGGAGGAGACCTGCTTGTGTCTGCACTGTTTAACTCTAATACAAGTACTTCACTGCTGAAGAGAAacagtgagagtgtgtgtgcacTCATGCACACGTGTGACAAATGAATTCATACAAAATACATGCAAGCACAGGCAGTCACACCTTTTGAACGTGTCGAGAAACCTTCTGCGTGTGCATCATCTGTGCGTGTCTGTTATATGaaatagaaaaatgaaacaCGCTTTCCTGATATCTCAGCTTATGGCATGCTAGTTTTAGCTGTCACGTGTTTCCATGGATTTCTGCACGTCGGTGTGTAGGAAACAGAAAGGCAAACAGTGTTAACTCCAATCTGATGTCCTGTCTTAAATCTGTCTCCGATGGAAAACAGACTCGGACAATCAGATTAAGGCCGGCAGGATACTAGAAGCTGAAATTACTGGAGAAATCCTGTCGaatctcatttttatttcagtgagaTGACGGCCTTTAAGGAAACTGTTTTTCAAAGTTACATTAAAGTGTCCttgcctttttaaaatgtctttgtcCATGTGTGATGGCACATATGGAAAATGTTGGCAGAGTAGTAGGATATGAATCCAATGGAAAGCAGAATTGTTTTACAACAGATTCTAACATTGGTATTTCTTTGCTTTAGCTTGCTTTTAATGACatgctttacattttaaacactttaaactgtttgttgttgtgaattggtgccATAAAAATCAAACTGACTTGAATTGAATTGGTGTTATTTAGAATAAAGTCCATTCTTTTCTTACTTTGCCTAATTACTTTCTCCACTAgtcaatttttaaaatgtgccaccgtcttttgtttttctaaaattgaaaaaaacaaaacaaaacatccaaCAATTAAACAATTAATATTTCGTGCATATTTTTTGGTCATTTGGATTTTCCCTTACCCAGTATTTTCGTCCATCAGTAATGCTTTAAATACTTCTGTAGATCCTGGTAGGTGGAAAATTAAGTCATATTAGAATTTCCCTGGAGCTGTTTTCCTAACAAACATCTGCTGTGGACACACGAAGCTCCAACAGTGGACAGTCATAACAAAACCTTTGGTTTCACACACTAGTAAACATTGTAGGGACAAAAGCATCTGGAGATTTGAAACAGGTTAAAAATGTTGAGTTGCTCCTTGTCTTGTGTCCTTGCGCCAATATGGTGTTTACAGCATTTTATAAAGTATGTCTTTCTATAGATACACAATATGGACACGAGTATTAGGCCACAGTCCCATTACCACGGCGCCTTGCCATGCAGTTGGGAATGAATGGGTTGTTCTAAAAACTGTGCACTAGGAGAATCGTGGCATGGGTTTCCTTGGATGAGCTGTTCCTGCTTTTATTTCCACAATTTTGCTTATATAGTATAATTTAAGTGTTGTTTTATCTTATATTAATTCGGCCGGCACATCAGTTGTCACAGCCAGATGACAGTTAACTTGAGCTAGCATAGCACAAGTGGATGCAGCAAAGCAATCTGTTTTCAAGGACAGATTAACTGTCAggacagaaattattattattaataataagtaatagtattactagtagtacatatttgaaatatatatatattgcataGATATATTTGATTATTCAGTGTTTGTAGTTAAAGTGTTATGGTAAGCAAGTTTTTAGCATATCACATactatcttcttcttcttattattctttcaaCTTCAGGGGCCACCACAATGGGTCATGTGCCTCCATTTCACTGCATCCCTAGCAtcctgtcacaccaaccctctgcatgtcatctcttcctctccatattcaacatctctttgtccaatatatcccTCCTGTGCACATGACTGAACCATCTCAGCCTTACTACTACTCAGCCTGAGCTGTCCGtcatctgtccctctgatgtactcagaTCTAATCTTTCCCATTCTGGTGACTGTCTTGTAAAACCTTAACATCTTCAACTTTGTTAGGCCAAACAGGTGACGCTACTGTcctgtaacccccccccccccaaaacactCACCTCAACTCACTCCAGCCTGCCTGCATGCTCTTCTTCGTGTACTGTCTGTGACCCAGGGAATTAAAACTCATCTACCTTCACTGTCTCCACTCTTTGATTGTTACCCTTTCCACCTGTCTCAGTCTAATTCACACATATGCATTCTGTCTTGCTTCCGTTGattttcattcttcttttttccacctccacctctccaggctctcttccactTGATCCTTACTCTCACTGAAGATCACAATGTCATCTTCAAACATCATGGTCCACAGTGACTCCCACCTGACCTCACCTGTCAACTAGCAAAAACCAGCTCAGAGCTaatccctgatgtaatcccaccccTACCTTGAACCCATATGTCACTCCTACCACACATCTCGCTActgtcctgcaccaccctctCATACGTCTCTGTCATACttcctcaaacagcaccacagttTCTCTCTTGGCACCCTACTATATGCTTTCTCAGAATAAAGCCATACTGCAGCTTCCTAATCATCACCTTACTTCTTAACCTATGTTTGTGATATGGCTTATTATTATTTCCCCCCTCTGTAAAACTACAGTATTGAGCTAGCCAGGAGTTGAACCTAAAATCTTCTGATCTGTAATCAGACGTGTTTTCCATTGCCCCACTAGCCCTGTGGGTCATGTCACACTATGGGGTTCTCGTCACTGGTgatctttgatatttttttctattctgaCCCATTGATACATGAAAAATGACACCAGAATCTAACTATCACAACACTGCTTTTCTACcacttttaaattgtatttatctGTTACATTGCAGATATAAGAATATTTGTGCTACTACAGCCTAAATCGTCTTTTGTTGGCTAATTTGAGGAGAAATCTGTTTTGACTTGGTGATTATAAACCAATGACCAGATTCCAAAGAGAGACTTTAGTATTAGACAAAAACCTCATGAACACAATGATTTTAGTCACAGTGGACACGGGTAAATGGTCAAGTTTGTTTTGCTACAGTTGTAGGATAATGATACGTTTTCCAAGTTGAATCTcacctctcctctgctcttctgtCATTTGCTCAGCTCTATCATCTTTACCTCCCTCAGAGCAGCTGTCATCAGTACTTAAAACAGTGTGGGCTGGATGTGTGAACTTGagttaaaaaagtaaaagaaaaataaaagaaacagagtTAAACAAGAGTGAAAGGTgcaagatgatgatgatgca is drawn from Pelmatolapia mariae isolate MD_Pm_ZW linkage group LG7, Pm_UMD_F_2, whole genome shotgun sequence and contains these coding sequences:
- the si:dkey-247m21.3 gene encoding 5-hydroxytryptamine receptor 4, producing MATASPQHLLDDIKNSEEQQPGQQEQQEFLSSVETIALTIFLSLIIIMTVFGNLLVMVALCKDRHLRKKKTNYFIVSLAFADLLVALVVMPFAAIELTTGQWRYGEIFCLVRTSLDVLLTTASILHLCCIALDRYYAICCQPLVYRHKMTPMRVAVMLSGCWLIPTFISFLPIMQSWNAIGIEDIIEERRALAGGSNDTSCVFLVNRPYALICSAVAFYVPLGLMVLAYQRIYVTAMTHVRQIETLQRAGSAPVTGTIPVITVRTSTSSDPLEHYRLRTPTGSSSSEQAPVGHSRMRIETKAAKTLAVIMGCFCLCWAPFFITNIVDPFIHYSVPWQLWTAWLWLGYINSGLNPFLYAFLNRAFRRAFLVILCCGDERYARQGSCSYGPTHRACSAASVNGTSMALRLSFLPNRSYSDNGRTILANEQESQDSLGPL